A window from Megalobrama amblycephala isolate DHTTF-2021 linkage group LG9, ASM1881202v1, whole genome shotgun sequence encodes these proteins:
- the eya3 gene encoding eyes absent homolog 3 isoform X1: protein MDESQEVPELPTKKARHDPEVSQDGDSRVIANDSSDSPNRDKSTAQSEVNSYPPSSVAHLHLTVPGGPEQSNQETISRSQGCVTENAYTHNAVTCKDLTTTTATEYTSQIYQGTNTAVTAYASQVAFPSLGQSTVYSGFPQSGQTYGLPPFGSMWPGIKTESRLPEAPSVGQTGFLSFSSAYTSTQPNQIHYSYPSQGSCFTTSSVYTNIPPGTAVTTATGTHQEFSNYNSLGQSQFSQYYAPPPSYLSAGLPSNDRDGAGVVAPGYPAIKTEGSASANLPNTTDASPGVTLPTGVALPAGMALPTGAQDQDEPNRKNPPSKAKGKAKKSDGSQSTDSDLERIFLWDLDETIIIFHSLLTGSFAQKFGKDPATVLNLGLQMEELIFELADTHLFFNDLEECDQVHVDDVASDDNGQDLSNYNFSSDGFSGPSAGGGPGSTAAVQGGVEWMRKLAFRYRRLKEIYNGFQGNVGGLLSPMKRDLLLRLRSEIETVTDAWRSTALKSLLLIQSRGRCMNILVTTTQLVPALAKVLLYGLGDVFPIENIYSATKIGKESCFERIITRFGKKVTYVVIGDGRDEEFAAKQHNMPFWRISSHGDLISLHQALELDFL from the exons ATGGACGAGTCGCAAGAGGTGCCCGAACTACCT ACAAAGAAAGCTCGGCATGATCCAGAAGTGAGTCAGGATGGTGATTCACG TGTGATTGCTAATGACAGCAGTGACTCCCCTAACCGGGACAAATCAACAGCACAGTCTGAAGTCAATTCATATCCACCATCATCTGTTGCTCACTTGCACTTAA CAGTGCCTGGGGGTCCAGAACAGTCAAATCAAGAGACGATATCAAGATCTCAGGGCTGTGTCACAGAAAATGCATATACTCACAATG CAGTGACATGCAAAGACCTCACCACAACCACAGCCACTGAATATACCTCACAGATCTACCAAGGAACCAA CACGGCTGTCACTGCATATGCCAGTCAAGTGGCTTTCCCCTCCCTGGGCCAGTCGACCGTATACAGCGGCTTTCCTCAGTCCGGCCAGACGTACGGACTGCCACCATTTG GGTCCATGTGGCCGGGCATAAAGACAGAGTCGCGGCTGCCCGAGGCGCCCTCTGTTGGCCAGACGGGGTTTCTCAGCTTCAGCTCAGCCTATACCTCAACCCAACCCAACCAGATCCACTACTCCTACCCCAGCCAAG GTTCCTGTTTCACTACATCCAGTGTGTACACTAATATCCCCCCAGGAACTGCTGTGACCACAGCCACTGGCACACATCAG gagTTTTCGAATTATAACTCTCTTGGCCAGAGTCAGTTCTCCCAGTACTACGCTCCTCCTCCCAGTTACCTGTCCGCTGGGCTGCCCAGCAATGATAGAGATGGAGCAGGTGTAGTGGCACCTGGATATCCAGCCATTAAGACAGAAGGTAGTGCCTCTGCAAACCTGCCCAACACAACAG ATGCATCCCCAGGTGTGACGCTTCCAACTGGTGTGGCTTTGCCTGCTGGGATGGCCCTTCCCACAGGAGCACAAGACCAGGATGAGCCCAACCGCAAAAACCCTCCTAGCAAAGCTAAAGGCAAAGCTAAGAAATCAGACGGTTCCCAGTCCACAGACAGTGACCTTGAG CGTATCTTCTTGTGGGATCTGGATGAAACCATTATCATTTTCCACTCTCTTCTTACTGGTTCATTTGCACAGAAGTTTGGAAAG GACCCAGCAACAGTTCTCAATCTGGGTCTTCAGATGGAGGAGTTGATCTTTGAGCTTGCAGACACACATCTCTTCTTCAATGATCTGGAG GAATGTGATCAAGTCCATGTTGATGATGTTGCCTCAGACGACAATGGGCAGGATTTGAG CAACTACAACTTCTCTAGCGATGGCTTCAGCGGGCCTAGTGCGGGTGGTGGTCCGGGTTCCACCGCAGCGGTACAGGGAGGAGTAGAGTGGATGCGTAAGCTGGCTTTCAGATATCGCCGTCTCAAAGAGATCTACAACGGATTCCAAGGGAATGTGGGAG GTCTGCTGAGCCCAATGAAGAGGGACCTACTGCTCAGGCTGCGCTCAGAGATCGAGACTGTTACAGATGCCTGGCGGAGCACTGCCCTCAAATCTCTCTTGCTCATTCAGTCAAG GGGCAGATGTATGAATATTCTGGTCACCACCACTCAGCTGGTTCCTGCTTTAGCTAAAGTGCTTCTCTATGGCCTGGGTGATGTCTTTCCTATCGAGAACATCTACAGCGCCACTAAAATAG GAAAAGAGAGCTGCTTTGAACGCATCATCACTCGCTTTGGGAAGAAAGTGACCTATGTTGTTATAGGGGACGGCCGTGATGAAGAGTTTGCAGCAAAGCAG CACAACATGCCATTTTGGCGAATCTCTTCTCACGGAGACCTGATTTCCCTTCACCAAGCTCTGGAACTGGACTTCTTATAG
- the eya3 gene encoding eyes absent homolog 3 isoform X3 — MDESQEVPELPTKKARHDPEVSQDGDSRVIANDSSDSPNRDKSTAQSEVNSYPPSSVAHLHLTVPGGPEQSNQETISRSQGCVTENAYTHNAVTCKDLTTTTATEYTSQIYQGTNTAVTAYASQVAFPSLGQSTVYSGFPQSGQTYGLPPFGSCFTTSSVYTNIPPGTAVTTATGTHQEFSNYNSLGQSQFSQYYAPPPSYLSAGLPSNDRDGAGVVAPGYPAIKTEGSASANLPNTTDASPGVTLPTGVALPAGMALPTGAQDQDEPNRKNPPSKAKGKAKKSDGSQSTDSDLERIFLWDLDETIIIFHSLLTGSFAQKFGKDPATVLNLGLQMEELIFELADTHLFFNDLEECDQVHVDDVASDDNGQDLSNYNFSSDGFSGPSAGGGPGSTAAVQGGVEWMRKLAFRYRRLKEIYNGFQGNVGGLLSPMKRDLLLRLRSEIETVTDAWRSTALKSLLLIQSRGRCMNILVTTTQLVPALAKVLLYGLGDVFPIENIYSATKIGKESCFERIITRFGKKVTYVVIGDGRDEEFAAKQHNMPFWRISSHGDLISLHQALELDFL, encoded by the exons ATGGACGAGTCGCAAGAGGTGCCCGAACTACCT ACAAAGAAAGCTCGGCATGATCCAGAAGTGAGTCAGGATGGTGATTCACG TGTGATTGCTAATGACAGCAGTGACTCCCCTAACCGGGACAAATCAACAGCACAGTCTGAAGTCAATTCATATCCACCATCATCTGTTGCTCACTTGCACTTAA CAGTGCCTGGGGGTCCAGAACAGTCAAATCAAGAGACGATATCAAGATCTCAGGGCTGTGTCACAGAAAATGCATATACTCACAATG CAGTGACATGCAAAGACCTCACCACAACCACAGCCACTGAATATACCTCACAGATCTACCAAGGAACCAA CACGGCTGTCACTGCATATGCCAGTCAAGTGGCTTTCCCCTCCCTGGGCCAGTCGACCGTATACAGCGGCTTTCCTCAGTCCGGCCAGACGTACGGACTGCCACCATTTG GTTCCTGTTTCACTACATCCAGTGTGTACACTAATATCCCCCCAGGAACTGCTGTGACCACAGCCACTGGCACACATCAG gagTTTTCGAATTATAACTCTCTTGGCCAGAGTCAGTTCTCCCAGTACTACGCTCCTCCTCCCAGTTACCTGTCCGCTGGGCTGCCCAGCAATGATAGAGATGGAGCAGGTGTAGTGGCACCTGGATATCCAGCCATTAAGACAGAAGGTAGTGCCTCTGCAAACCTGCCCAACACAACAG ATGCATCCCCAGGTGTGACGCTTCCAACTGGTGTGGCTTTGCCTGCTGGGATGGCCCTTCCCACAGGAGCACAAGACCAGGATGAGCCCAACCGCAAAAACCCTCCTAGCAAAGCTAAAGGCAAAGCTAAGAAATCAGACGGTTCCCAGTCCACAGACAGTGACCTTGAG CGTATCTTCTTGTGGGATCTGGATGAAACCATTATCATTTTCCACTCTCTTCTTACTGGTTCATTTGCACAGAAGTTTGGAAAG GACCCAGCAACAGTTCTCAATCTGGGTCTTCAGATGGAGGAGTTGATCTTTGAGCTTGCAGACACACATCTCTTCTTCAATGATCTGGAG GAATGTGATCAAGTCCATGTTGATGATGTTGCCTCAGACGACAATGGGCAGGATTTGAG CAACTACAACTTCTCTAGCGATGGCTTCAGCGGGCCTAGTGCGGGTGGTGGTCCGGGTTCCACCGCAGCGGTACAGGGAGGAGTAGAGTGGATGCGTAAGCTGGCTTTCAGATATCGCCGTCTCAAAGAGATCTACAACGGATTCCAAGGGAATGTGGGAG GTCTGCTGAGCCCAATGAAGAGGGACCTACTGCTCAGGCTGCGCTCAGAGATCGAGACTGTTACAGATGCCTGGCGGAGCACTGCCCTCAAATCTCTCTTGCTCATTCAGTCAAG GGGCAGATGTATGAATATTCTGGTCACCACCACTCAGCTGGTTCCTGCTTTAGCTAAAGTGCTTCTCTATGGCCTGGGTGATGTCTTTCCTATCGAGAACATCTACAGCGCCACTAAAATAG GAAAAGAGAGCTGCTTTGAACGCATCATCACTCGCTTTGGGAAGAAAGTGACCTATGTTGTTATAGGGGACGGCCGTGATGAAGAGTTTGCAGCAAAGCAG CACAACATGCCATTTTGGCGAATCTCTTCTCACGGAGACCTGATTTCCCTTCACCAAGCTCTGGAACTGGACTTCTTATAG
- the eya3 gene encoding eyes absent homolog 3 isoform X2 produces MDESQEVPELPTKKARHDPEVSQDGDSRVIANDSSDSPNRDKSTAQSEVNSYPPSSVAHLHLMPGGPEQSNQETISRSQGCVTENAYTHNAVTCKDLTTTTATEYTSQIYQGTNTAVTAYASQVAFPSLGQSTVYSGFPQSGQTYGLPPFGSMWPGIKTESRLPEAPSVGQTGFLSFSSAYTSTQPNQIHYSYPSQGSCFTTSSVYTNIPPGTAVTTATGTHQEFSNYNSLGQSQFSQYYAPPPSYLSAGLPSNDRDGAGVVAPGYPAIKTEGSASANLPNTTDASPGVTLPTGVALPAGMALPTGAQDQDEPNRKNPPSKAKGKAKKSDGSQSTDSDLERIFLWDLDETIIIFHSLLTGSFAQKFGKDPATVLNLGLQMEELIFELADTHLFFNDLEECDQVHVDDVASDDNGQDLSNYNFSSDGFSGPSAGGGPGSTAAVQGGVEWMRKLAFRYRRLKEIYNGFQGNVGGLLSPMKRDLLLRLRSEIETVTDAWRSTALKSLLLIQSRGRCMNILVTTTQLVPALAKVLLYGLGDVFPIENIYSATKIGKESCFERIITRFGKKVTYVVIGDGRDEEFAAKQHNMPFWRISSHGDLISLHQALELDFL; encoded by the exons ATGGACGAGTCGCAAGAGGTGCCCGAACTACCT ACAAAGAAAGCTCGGCATGATCCAGAAGTGAGTCAGGATGGTGATTCACG TGTGATTGCTAATGACAGCAGTGACTCCCCTAACCGGGACAAATCAACAGCACAGTCTGAAGTCAATTCATATCCACCATCATCTGTTGCTCACTTGCACTTAA TGCCTGGGGGTCCAGAACAGTCAAATCAAGAGACGATATCAAGATCTCAGGGCTGTGTCACAGAAAATGCATATACTCACAATG CAGTGACATGCAAAGACCTCACCACAACCACAGCCACTGAATATACCTCACAGATCTACCAAGGAACCAA CACGGCTGTCACTGCATATGCCAGTCAAGTGGCTTTCCCCTCCCTGGGCCAGTCGACCGTATACAGCGGCTTTCCTCAGTCCGGCCAGACGTACGGACTGCCACCATTTG GGTCCATGTGGCCGGGCATAAAGACAGAGTCGCGGCTGCCCGAGGCGCCCTCTGTTGGCCAGACGGGGTTTCTCAGCTTCAGCTCAGCCTATACCTCAACCCAACCCAACCAGATCCACTACTCCTACCCCAGCCAAG GTTCCTGTTTCACTACATCCAGTGTGTACACTAATATCCCCCCAGGAACTGCTGTGACCACAGCCACTGGCACACATCAG gagTTTTCGAATTATAACTCTCTTGGCCAGAGTCAGTTCTCCCAGTACTACGCTCCTCCTCCCAGTTACCTGTCCGCTGGGCTGCCCAGCAATGATAGAGATGGAGCAGGTGTAGTGGCACCTGGATATCCAGCCATTAAGACAGAAGGTAGTGCCTCTGCAAACCTGCCCAACACAACAG ATGCATCCCCAGGTGTGACGCTTCCAACTGGTGTGGCTTTGCCTGCTGGGATGGCCCTTCCCACAGGAGCACAAGACCAGGATGAGCCCAACCGCAAAAACCCTCCTAGCAAAGCTAAAGGCAAAGCTAAGAAATCAGACGGTTCCCAGTCCACAGACAGTGACCTTGAG CGTATCTTCTTGTGGGATCTGGATGAAACCATTATCATTTTCCACTCTCTTCTTACTGGTTCATTTGCACAGAAGTTTGGAAAG GACCCAGCAACAGTTCTCAATCTGGGTCTTCAGATGGAGGAGTTGATCTTTGAGCTTGCAGACACACATCTCTTCTTCAATGATCTGGAG GAATGTGATCAAGTCCATGTTGATGATGTTGCCTCAGACGACAATGGGCAGGATTTGAG CAACTACAACTTCTCTAGCGATGGCTTCAGCGGGCCTAGTGCGGGTGGTGGTCCGGGTTCCACCGCAGCGGTACAGGGAGGAGTAGAGTGGATGCGTAAGCTGGCTTTCAGATATCGCCGTCTCAAAGAGATCTACAACGGATTCCAAGGGAATGTGGGAG GTCTGCTGAGCCCAATGAAGAGGGACCTACTGCTCAGGCTGCGCTCAGAGATCGAGACTGTTACAGATGCCTGGCGGAGCACTGCCCTCAAATCTCTCTTGCTCATTCAGTCAAG GGGCAGATGTATGAATATTCTGGTCACCACCACTCAGCTGGTTCCTGCTTTAGCTAAAGTGCTTCTCTATGGCCTGGGTGATGTCTTTCCTATCGAGAACATCTACAGCGCCACTAAAATAG GAAAAGAGAGCTGCTTTGAACGCATCATCACTCGCTTTGGGAAGAAAGTGACCTATGTTGTTATAGGGGACGGCCGTGATGAAGAGTTTGCAGCAAAGCAG CACAACATGCCATTTTGGCGAATCTCTTCTCACGGAGACCTGATTTCCCTTCACCAAGCTCTGGAACTGGACTTCTTATAG